From one Lysinibacillus sp. G4S2 genomic stretch:
- a CDS encoding DUF2087 domain-containing protein, whose translation MNITDLTIEELSRGYVNKGDAYECIFCKETFDSEEVFKIDNRFFTAKKVIQLHIEKEHGSVFEALTQLDKKYTGLSDIQTELLQLFATGAPDKEIIKNTSANSISTIRQHRFKLKEKEKQAKVFLAIMQALETTKVYEPIHKGATQVDERYAITVDEKEKVLATYFKNGLDGSIESFPSKEKRKIILLQHIVTKFEVGRKYNEKEVNAILKPIYSDYVSIRRYLIEYGFLDRSDDCTTYWVKEV comes from the coding sequence ATGAATATAACTGATTTGACAATAGAGGAATTATCGAGGGGGTATGTTAATAAAGGTGATGCTTATGAATGTATTTTTTGTAAAGAGACATTTGATTCTGAGGAAGTATTCAAAATAGATAATCGTTTTTTTACGGCTAAAAAAGTTATACAACTCCACATCGAGAAAGAACATGGCTCGGTGTTTGAAGCGTTAACTCAATTAGATAAGAAGTATACGGGCTTATCAGATATCCAAACCGAATTGCTTCAGCTATTTGCAACAGGGGCACCAGATAAAGAAATTATCAAAAATACTTCTGCGAATAGTATTTCAACGATTCGACAGCACCGATTTAAACTGAAAGAAAAAGAAAAGCAAGCAAAAGTTTTTCTAGCGATCATGCAGGCTCTGGAAACAACAAAAGTTTACGAGCCAATTCATAAGGGGGCGACACAGGTGGATGAGCGTTATGCGATTACAGTAGATGAGAAAGAAAAAGTACTAGCGACATACTTTAAAAATGGCTTAGACGGTTCTATTGAAAGCTTTCCAAGTAAGGAAAAACGAAAAATAATTTTACTGCAACACATTGTTACGAAGTTTGAGGTAGGGCGTAAATATAACGAAAAAGAAGTAAATGCGATTTTAAAGCCTATTTATAGCGATTATGTATCAATAAGAAGATACTTAATTGAATATGGTTTCCTCGATCGAAGTGATGATTGTACAACGTATTGGGTGAAAGAGGTTTAA